In the genome of Chryseobacterium sp. 52, the window ACGCTGTCGTTGAAAAATTCTCTCCGGTCTGCTATTTTGTTTTCAAGCTCAGAAATTCTTTTCTGAAGTTCCAGAAAGTTATTATTGGATTTAAGCTCCGGATAATTCTCAGAAACGGCAAAGAATGATGATAAGGTTTTTGACGTTTCATTCGCCAGCTTTGTCTTTTTATCAGCATCAGAAGTATTATCGTAAGAAAACCTCAGCTCTGTAAGACGGGTGAGAATTTCTTTTTCATAGTTCATAAAATGTTTGGCCACACTTACCAGATTGGGGATTTCATCTGCTCTTTGCTTGAGAACAACATCTATATTGCTGTAGGCTTTTTCTGCATTGAATTTCATCATGACCAACTTGTTATACAGATTGATCAGAAAGCTGATTATGGCTACGGCAAGCAGTCCGGCCAGTGCTATTGCGGTAGTCTGGTTCATTATTGTATGAGGATGTATATAATGATTATAAGGACAGCAGAACAGGTGAATATAAATGACCGCAACAGTGGCTGGTATTTGTTCCACACAGAAATTCCTGATGCAGAGGTAATTCCTAATACCTTGTAATGATCATCTCTTCTGATCAATGAAATTCCGTTATCCGAATCTGCATATCCTACAAGCAGCATTTTCTGTCCGTTTTTGAGAAGAGTTTCTGTGTAGCGCTTATTTCCATTGCTGCTGACATTGGTTTCGTCTAAAAGCACAAGCTCAATTCCTTCAGCTACCACTTCTATGATTCCTGTATCGTCTTTAATCTGAAAAGAATTACACCTGGTTTCTCTATGAATTGTAGAATAAGAATTTCTGCCGTCAGAGTCTTTATCAATGTCTTCAATGGTGTAATAATATCCTATGCATTCTTCATGGTCTACAGGTGAAATCAGCGGTTGGTTTATAACAAGGGTTCCTTCTATCTCTACCAGTCCTTTAGCGAGAGATTTTATTTTTGAAGTGGGAATTGCTGCCTGTAATCTCAGAAAACGCTTGGCTGATGTAGGCCGGAGCATCTGTAAAGCTACAGCCATAAAAAATACCAGAGGCAGAAGAACGAAAGCACGTTCTGCATAAGTGTCATAATTTTTAGAAATTTCATACAGATATGAATGCAGAGGCATTTTTTCTTTGAAGATCAGCCACAAAATAAAATACAGAAAACAAAACAGTACCACTCCTAAAAGTGCATAACCTGTTTTTGACATTCTACCTTTTCTCTCCATCTATTTTTTGTATTGGGTATAGGATTTCGTTGTTGTAAACTCAAAAATACATTTTATTTTAGAATGGTATCCGTATTTATGAATACACGTTTCACATAAAAAACAAACTCTTGTTTTTTTACTGTCTGAAATACATGATCAACGTACACGTCCCATTGAGTATGCCTATGATCAGTGCAGCATATAAAGATAAAGCTATTCTTTTTCTGAAGGTATATTGTGTAACATAAGTGGAAATTAAGCTGGCAAAAAATGCTGCAATTCCTGTGAAAACACCTCCAATAATAAACATCATTCCATTGATATCTATGGTATTGGCACTTCCTCTGGTATTTTTATCTGTAATGGGAAGTTTTTGTCCGATAGAAGGTGGATGATTGCTTGTCAGATCTACTGTTTTGATGATTTCATTTCCATCCGAATTGATGTATTTCACTTTTGGGAAATAGGCAAATTTGTTGTCGTAAGTAGAATTGCGGAAATTCTGAGTTTTTACACTTTCTTTCTTATAG includes:
- a CDS encoding LemA family protein, with the translated sequence MNQTTAIALAGLLAVAIISFLINLYNKLVMMKFNAEKAYSNIDVVLKQRADEIPNLVSVAKHFMNYEKEILTRLTELRFSYDNTSDADKKTKLANETSKTLSSFFAVSENYPELKSNNNFLELQKRISELENKIADRREFFNDSVNLYNIGIHEFPNVIFAKMFGYKNKTLLEVSNSEKQYDGIQF